Part of the Bryobacteraceae bacterium genome is shown below.
CCGCGAAGAAGGGCTCCGCCGCGGGGGCTGTTTCGGCAGCGCCCCCCGCCGGTGCGCCCAAGGGCCCGTTGAATATCCCGAGACCAGACCAGAGGTAAGTTCCCCGAACCCGCCATGCCACTGTACGAATACCGTTGCCAGAAGTGCGACAGCGTCTTTGAAGTGATGCAGAAGTTTTCCGACGAGCCGCTCACCGAACATGCCGGGTGCGGCGGAACCGTCGAAAGGCTGCTGTCGGCCCCGGCTCTTCAGTTCAAGGGCACTGGATGGTACGTCACCGACTACGCCAGATCCGGTGGCGGATCACGGTCCGAGAGCAAGTCGGCGGAGAAGAAGGAATCGAAGTCCACCTCCGGTTCGGACTCGGGCGGCTCGAAGTCTTCCTCGCCGGACTCGCCGGCGAAATCCTGATCAGACGCTGACGACGGGGCAGGGGCTCTGCCGGATGATGGAGTAGGCGTCCGCTTTCAGCCGCCCGATGATGCCTGATTCGGCGCGGCGCCCGATCACCACGAGGTCCGCATCCACCTTCTCGGCGGCGTGATGGACGATGTAGGCGGGATCGCCGGACTCCACTTCGTATTGCGCCGGTTCGGCCCCGACCTTCGCGGTGACCGCTTCCAGGCGGTGACGAGCCTGGCGAACGAGGTGCATCCGCCAATCCGGGTCGAAGTACTCGCCCGTTCGCCCTTCTAGATTCGGAGTGGCGTGCGCCACCACGAGTTTCGCGCCGTGATCGGCGGCGAATTCCGACGCCCACACGAGAACCTTCTCCGACATCACGCCCAGATCGACCGCGGCGACGACGGCCCTGAATTGATCATTGAGCGGAGGCGGATCCTCGAGGTGCGCGCCGGTCCACACGGGGCAATCCGCGTCGTGGAGCACCTTGGCCGCCACGGAACCGAGGATGAACCGCCGAAACGGCCCATAGCCGTGAGTG
Proteins encoded:
- a CDS encoding FmdB family zinc ribbon protein → MPLYEYRCQKCDSVFEVMQKFSDEPLTEHAGCGGTVERLLSAPALQFKGTGWYVTDYARSGGGSRSESKSAEKKESKSTSGSDSGGSKSSSPDSPAKS
- a CDS encoding universal stress protein, with translation MKHILLPVDMSERSAGAAEHARRLAAHYNAKVTVTHVMPPLFAPVGSMEAGTLAMTQMFEARKQEAKKECATFSATHLQGVDSKDIQLVGDPAHQIVQYAHDEKVDLIVMPTHGYGPFRRFILGSVAAKVLHDADCPVWTGAHLEDPPPLNDQFRAVVAAVDLGVMSEKVLVWASEFAADHGAKLVVAHATPNLEGRTGEYFDPDWRMHLVRQARHRLEAVTAKVGAEPAQYEVESGDPAYIVHHAAEKVDADLVVIGRRAESGIIGRLKADAYSIIRQSPCPVVSV